One genomic segment of Hordeum vulgare subsp. vulgare chromosome 2H, MorexV3_pseudomolecules_assembly, whole genome shotgun sequence includes these proteins:
- the LOC123430220 gene encoding glutaredoxin-C3-like, which translates to MQYGAAAEQAWYMPAMAVALAAETAAERVERLASESAVVVFSVSSCCMCHAVKRLFCGMGVHPTVHELDLDPRGLELERALSDLLGCAGPGGAAPVVPVVFIGGKLVGAMDRVMAAHINGSLVPLLKEAGALWL; encoded by the coding sequence ATGCAGTACGGCGCGGCGGCCGAGCAGGCGTGGTACATGCCGGCGATGGCGGTCGCCTTGGCGGCGGAGACGGCGGCGGAGCGGGTGGAGCGCCTGGCGTCGGAGAGCGCCGTGGTGGTGTTCAGCGTGAGCAGCTGCTGCATGTGCCACGCTGTGAAGCGCCTCTTCTGCGGCATGGGCGTGCACCCCACGGTGCACGAGCTGGACCTCGACCCTCGCGGCCTCGAACTGGAGCGCGCCCTCTCCGACCTCCTCGGCTGCGCCGGCCCCGGAGGAGCCGCACCGGTCGTGCCCGTCGTATTCATCGGCGGCAAGCTGGTCGGCGCCATGGACCGCGTGATGGCCGCGCACATCAACGGCTCCCTGGTGCCGCTGCTCAAGGAGGCCGGCGCTCTCTGGCTCTGA